One stretch of Punica granatum isolate Tunisia-2019 chromosome 5, ASM765513v2, whole genome shotgun sequence DNA includes these proteins:
- the LOC116209389 gene encoding 2-hydroxyacyl-CoA lyase, which translates to MAAADIAPGPNDGAPVLIDGNVLAAKALSRFGVDRMFGVVGIPVTSLANRAVSLGIRFIAFHNEQSAGYAASAYGYLTGRPGVLLTVSGPGCVHGLAGLANAMANTWPVVMISGSCDQKDFGRGDFQELDQIEAVKPVSKFSAKARTINEIPRCVAQVLDHAVAGRPGGCYLDLPSDVLHQTVTESEAESLLAEAEKCRLKEEITNVLSSQIEEAVTLLRQAERPLIVFGKGAAYARAENELRKLVESTGTPFLPTPMGKGLLPDTHELAATASRSLAIGKCDVALVVGARLNWLLHFGEPPKWSPDVKFISVDVSKEEIELRKPFMGLVGDAKRVLQAINKEIKDDPFCLGKSHPWVEAISKKAKENVSRMEAQLAKDVVPFNFLTPMRIIRDAISGVGSPAPILVSEGANTMDIGRAVLVQTEPRTRLDAGTWGTMGVGLGYCIAAAVASPDRLVVAVEGDSGFGFSAMEVETLVRYQLPVVVIVFNNGGVYGGDRRSPEEISGPYKDDPAPTSFVPNAGYHTLIEAFGGKGYLVGTPQELKDALLKSFAARKPAVINVIIDPFAGAESGRLQHKN; encoded by the exons ATGGCGGCAGCGGATATTGCACCCGGTCCCAACGACGGAGCTCCAGTCCTGATCGATGGCAATGTCCTCGCCGCTAAGGCTCTCTCCCGGTTCGGCGTGGATCGGATGTTCGGCGTCGTGGGGATCCCCGTCACTTCCCTCGCAAACCGGGCCGTCTCGCTCGGTATCCGCTTCATCGCCTTCCACAACGAGCAGTCCGCCGGTTACGCCGCCTCAGCGTACGGATATCTGACGGGCCGCCCTGGCGTCCTCCTCACTGTCTCCGGCCCCGGCTGCGTTCACGGGTTAGCCGGCCTCGCCAACGCCATGGCCAACACTTGGCCAGTGGTGATGATCTCCGGCTCCTGCGACCAGAAGGACTTCGGTCGCGGCGACTTCCAGGAgctcgatcagatcgaggcgGTGAAGCCGGTCTCGAAATTCTCCGCCAAGGCCAGGACTATAAACGAAATTCCCAGATGCGTCGCTCAGGTCCTCGATCATGCCGTGGCAGGTCGGCCTGGTGGGTGCTACCTGGACCTCCCGAGTGATGTGCTACACCAGACCGTGACCGAATCAGAAGCTGAAAGCCTCCTAGCAGAGGCCGAGAAGTGTCGATTGAAGGAAGAGATAACCAACGTGTTGAGCTCACAAATTGAGGAGGCGGTTACTCTTCTCAGACAAGCTGAGCGGCCGCTGATTGTGTTTGGGAAGGGAGCAGCCTACGCTCGAGCCGAGAATGAGCTGAGGAAGCTCGTTGAGAGCACCGGAACTCCATTCCTCCCAACTCCTATGGGCAAGGGTTTATTGCCCGATACGCATGAGCTGGCGGCAACTGCTTCCCGCTCCCTGGCTATCGGCAAGTGTGACGTGGCTCTTGTTGTTGGGGCCCGTCTCAACTGGCTGCTCCACTTTGGGGAGCCGCCAAAGTGGTCGCCCGATGTTAAGTTCATCTCGGTGGACGTCTCCAAAGAGGAGATTGAGCTGAGGAAGCCCTTTATGGGCTTAGTAGGTGATGCTAAACGAGTGTTGCAAGCGATTAATAAGGAGATTAAGGATGACCCCTTTTGTTTGGGGAAGAGTCACCCTTGGGTTGAGGCCATCTCAAAGAAGGCAAAAGAGAACGTGTCGAGAATGGAAGCTCAGTTGGCCAAGGATGTTGTGCCCTTTAATTTCTTGACACCAATGAGGATCATAAGGGACGCTATATCTGGAGTAGGGAGTCCTGCCCCAATATTGGTTTCGGAAGGGGCGAACACTATGGACATTGGAAGAGCAGTTTTGGTTCAGACTGAACCTCGGACTAGGTTGGATGCAGGCACCTGGGGTACGATGGGAGTTGGGTTAGGGTACTGCATTGCTGCTGCTGTGGCTTCTCCAGACAGGCTCGTGGTTGCAGTGGAAGGGGACTCGGGATTTGGGTTCAGTGCGATGGAAGTTGAG ACTCTGGTGCGGTACCAGTTGCCAGTTGTGGTGATTGTCTTCAACAATGGTGGTGTATATGGTGGTGACAGGAGGAGTCCTGAGGAAATTTCGGGGCCCTACAAGGATGACCCAGCACCTACTTCTTTTGTACCTAATGCTGGTTACCATACTTTGATTGAAGCCTTTGGTGGCAAAGGTTATCTTGTTGGGACTCCTCAAGAATTAAAAGATGCTCTCTTAAAGTCCTTTGCTGCACGGAAACCGGCTGTCATAAATGTTATTATCGATCCTTTTGCTGGTGCAGAGAGTGGGAGACTACAGCACAAGAACTGA
- the LOC116209390 gene encoding zinc finger CCCH domain-containing protein 14-like, which translates to MEKDSSTPSDPSSGATSSSPPSQPPVAPHSPPPLRALCSPLSHQFGADFTTLYRSIFPPKSPRQNSVPASPSPCSSASSADDHRNTFNSCNYSSITIENRLQQASLVLEYQQLCERYDLCRAHLHDLVEEIDSIRRENAALRLANKELVKLLSLSSQAAMHNCLRRLGLLEASSVGSDFGVEEFSGYSPTSVMDQGRFERRNTERVWLPKSISVRSNGYLKANQPANGNNSGSGSSQSANQLRDSSAHEAGKGQQRVHLPGAKKEEAFEGYSQGMFKTELCNKWQETGTCPYGDNCQFAHGIAELRPVIRHPRYKTEVCRMILSGDSCPYGHRCHFRHSLTEQETMLAPR; encoded by the exons ATGGAAAAGGATAGTTCTACGCCATCTGATCCAAGCTCTGGGGCCACCTCCTCGAGTCCACCTTCTCAACCTCCAGTTGCGCCTCACTCTCCACCTCCTCTTCGAGCTCTATGCTCACCCCTGAGCCATCAGTTCGGTGCTGACTTCACCACACTATACCGCTCAATTTTCCCACCAAAATCACCACGCCAGAACTCTGTCCCAGCCTCGCCGTCCCCATGCTCCTCTGCTTCCTCTGCCGATGACCACCGGAACACCTTCAACAGCTGCAATTACAGCTCCATTACCATTGAGAATCGCCTCCAGCAAGCCAGCCTCGTGCTGGAGTACCAGCAGCTCTGTGAGAGGTATGATCTATGTCGCGCCCACCTCCATGACCTCGTAGAAGAAATCGACTCCATTCGACGAGAAAATGCTGCCCTTCGCTTAGCCAACAAAGAGCTTGTCAAGCTCCTCAGCCTCTCTTCACAAGCTGCAATGCACAACTGCCTCCGCCGCCTTGGCCTCCTTGAAGCTAGCAGCGTTGGATCCGATTTTGGTGTAGAAGAGTTTTCCGGGTATAGTCCCACTAGCGTCATGGATCAGGGCCGATTTGAGAGAAGGAACACTGAAAGGGTTTGGCTTCCAAAGAGCATCTCAGTACGATCCAATGGTTACCTGAAGGCAAACCAACCAGCTAATGGTAACAATAGCGGCAGCGGATCAAGTCAATCAGCAAATCAACTGCGAGACTCAAGCGCACATGAAGCTGGAAAG GGCCAACAACGAGTACATTTGCCCGGTGCAAAGAAAGAGGAGGCTTTTGAGGGATACAGCCAAGGGATGTTCAAGACAGAACTGTGCAACAAGTGGCAGGAGACAGGGACATGCCCATATGGTGACAACTGCCAGTTTGCTCATGGAATCGCAGAGCTGCGTCCGGTTATCAGGCACCCGAGATACAAGACTGAGGTTTGCAGGATGATTCTCTCAGGCGACTCTTGTCCTTATGGCCATAGGTGTCACTTCCGCCATTCCCTCACCGAGCAGGAAACCATGCTGGCTCCACGGTGA
- the LOC116207084 gene encoding uncharacterized protein LOC116207084 — MDIVKPLNGSIKRYWRRKKYKRLHAEVAHQKRVQVMRFGRGSSRRFWKIRIVPKLQWRIPSPLKLLTRLRNAYVKMMFSLAGNVGSLNTNSVFGAKRIPKARQAPVVYSADEIENRLVYEIYLALKASRDLAVAPMS, encoded by the coding sequence ATGGACATTGTCAAGCCACTTAATGGCAGCATAAAGAGATActggaggaggaagaagtaCAAGCGGCTTCATGCCGAGGTCGCGCACCAGAAGAGAGTGCAAGTCATGAGGTTCGGTAGAGGCAGCTCACGACGGTTTTGGAAGATCAGGATCGTCCCGAAGCTGCAGTGGAGGATTCCTTCTCCTTTGAAGCTGCTCACGAGGCTGAGGAATGCTTATGTTAAGATGATGTTCAGCTTGGCCGGTAACGTCGGGTCATTGAACACGAACAGTGTTTTCGGGGCCAAGAGGATTCCCAAGGCAAGGCAGGCCCCAGTGGTTTACTCAGCCGACGAAATTGAGAATAGGCTGGTTTATGAGATTTACTTGGCCTTGAAAGCTTCCCGGGACTTAGCAGTAGCTCCTATGTCCTAG
- the LOC116208674 gene encoding MADS-box transcription factor PHERES 2-like — translation MGREKLSLNLVGNEKLRRLTFERRKKGVIKKAKEFSILCGVDTCVIIYGTQVISDQPDVPEIWPPNPEEVARIIQRYKNEGVNCHKKRAVVGLAEFFQNRKKKLDTDLVKVRTAVWEANIPFSHNLIAKCSEVQLLSLRTLLVRRLESAKKRLKAKEEKEATSFQARSSINIVAPGAGFDSDRRHFHHQQLRHSFYVQASAGPCCHEPNRINVNLPPFPSQHHAPSAPVPLLPISPPAVDLSHFGPAGLSSVLRQRQTDHHPVSSLDGSAPSSSCSKSNCATDHVHMPAAMAAHHFLAGNRFHHHPHRSLMNCTDRTHNCSSPAVHHQYSAVLGFPVAMHEPEP, via the coding sequence ATGGGTCGCGAGAAATTATCGCTCAATCTCGTTGGCAACGAGAAGTTGAGGAGGCTGACCTTTGAGAGGAGAAAGAAAGGGGTGATAAAGAAGGCCAAAGAATTCTCCATTCTGTGCGGAGTCGATACGTGCGTGATAATCTATGGCACGCAGGTAATCAGCGACCAGCCTGATGTCCCTGAAATCTGGCCTCCAAACCCTGAGGAGGTCGCCCGAATCATCCAGCGGTACAAGAACGAGGGCGTCAACTGCCACAAGAAGCGGGCCGTCGTCGGGCTGGCCGAGTTCTTTCAGAACCGGAAGAAGAAGCTAGACACAGACCTCGTGAAGGTCCGCACTGCAGTCTGGGAGGCGAATATCCCCTTCTCACACAACTTGATTGCCAAATGCTCGGAGGTGCAGCTGTTATCACTCCGCACCCTTCTAGTGCGCAGGCTGGAGAGTGCGAAGAAACGGCTCAAGGCCAAGGAAGAGAAGGAAGCCACCAGCTTTCAGGCGAGGAGTAGCATCAACATTGTCGCCCCAGGGGCGGGATTTGACTCTGACCGCCGCCACTTCCACCACCAGCAACTGAGGCACTCGTTCTACGTGCAGGCCTCTGCTGGCCCATGCTGCCACGAGCCGAACCGCATCAACGTGAATCTGCCACCTTTTCCGTCCCAGCACCATGCGCCAAGTGCACCAGTACCTCTGCTGCCAATTAGTCCTCCTGCGGTCGACTTGAGCCACTTCGGACCAGCTGGGTTGAGCAGCGTTCTTCGTCAGAGGCAAACTGATCACCATCCCGTTTCTTCATTGGACGGCTCAGCCCCGAGCAGTAGTTGCAGCAAGAGCAACTGCGCCACTGATCACGTGCACATGCCAGCGGCAATGGCTGCTCACCATTTTCTCGCTGGTAATAGATTTCATCATCACCCCCACCGTTCCCTGATGAACTGTACTGATAGGACACATAACTGCTCCAGCCCCGCCGTTCATCATCAGTACTCTGCGGTCTTGGGGTTCCCTGTGGCGATGCATGAGCCTGAACCATGA
- the LOC116208585 gene encoding protein PLASTID MOVEMENT IMPAIRED 2 — protein sequence MGGREYGERNAGSVKAAIDVYGEKINLGHNPALEKRQMNSSEGSSSRAKELLLAKKDIDRCEDSRRTADSVKARAETELLEAKKTVKHLKSLIEESNSKAKLKTQDFEKLRRPARREGKSSIAGNSKRYRYEDVMRELDFVKRELSKLKLDVASVLEEKSRAEKEAEASNPKTGSYSGSVETLRKEIEEVNEEQMLVELARIEALKELNGIEAQRKKEASEYMAAMEETRRKITEVNEEIESARDIEATLAVTLSDVEVLQVGLSLARDMEKRKGNNTAAEDESEASPSLRSVMEELERAKKELASINEEGFQFMASMDVIRRELRHVIEETMTLKKNEEKVDMTVQNLNSKLLRAKSRLEAVSLAEEKANSTVLNLSATLEQLRTESEAAKKEKGLIEEETAKIKAEIEKTESGIDLTEEKLRAAMQELEEAKTSEALALEKLGALIERTVRDRASASQHSSHITISKFEYDYLIGRATGAEEIANKKVAAAQAWIEALKASEKEILMKSGIANREVWEMRVHEEQQVFRTERSLSAKKKVGGELKGRRMPGDVNSETEYLPLAVSRKSPRKVAGEKSYPSPARRVRVRKSGSPATRQTGRSASITLKRRKDVTPDISSFFSGKKIENQVQ from the exons ATGGGTGGAAGAGAATATGGGGAAAGAAATGCGGGTTCTGTGAAAGCAGCCATTGATGTGTATGGAGAAAAGATTAATCTTGGACACAACCCTGCTCTTGAGAAAAGGCAGATGAATTCGTCAGAG GGATCCTCTTCAAGAGCAAAAGAACTCCTTCTCGCGAAGAAGGATATAGACCGATGCGAAGACAGCAGAAGAACTGCAGATTCAGTGAAAGCCCGGGCGGAAACTGAGCTCTTGGAAGCTAAGAAGACAGTGAAGCATCTCAAGTCACTGATAGAGGAATCCAACTCCAAGGCAAAATTGAAGACTCAGGACTTCGAGAAGCTAAGACGGCCTGCCAGGCGTGAAGGGAAGTCATCGATAGCTGGAAACAGCAAAAGGTATCGTTATGAAGATGTGATGAGAGAACTGGATTTCGTCAAGCGGGAGTTAAGTAAACTTAAGCTCGACGTGGCCTCTGTCTTGGAAGAGAAGTCCAGAGCTGAGAAGGAAGCTGAGGCATCCAACCCTAAAACTGGATCATACTCAGGCTCGGTGGAAACGCTCAGGAAGGAGATTGAGGAAGTAAATGAGGAGCAGATGCTAGTTGAGCTAGCGCGGATCGAGGCCTTGAAAGAACTCAATGGGATTGAGGCTCAGAGAAAAAAGGAAGCTAGTGAGTACATGGCCGCGATGGAGGAAACAAGGAGAAAAATCACAGAAGTTAATGAAGAGATCGAGAGTGCAAGGGACATCGAGGCTACATTGGCTGTTACTCTGTCTGACGTCGAGGTGCTACAAGTTGGATTGAGCTTAGCAAGGGATATGGAGAAACGGAAGGGCAATAATACTGCTGCTGAAGATGAGTCTGAGGCTTCGCCCTCACTAAGATCAGTAATGGAGGAACTGGAACGGGCGAAGAAGGAATTGGCTTCAATCAATGAAGAGGGATTTCAGTTTATGGCCTCGATGGATGTTATTCGGAGAGAGCTGAGGCACGTGATCGAGGAAACCATGACACTGAAGAAGAATGAGGAGAAGGTGGATATGACGGTTCAGAACCTGAATTCCAAGCTGCTGAGGGCTAAATCCAGATTGGAAGCTGTGTCGTTGGCTGAGGAGAAGGCTAACTCGACAGTCTTGAATCTCTCTGCCACGCTTGAGCAGTTAAGGACTGAATCTGAGGCTGcaaagaaagagaaggggCTGATTGAGGAAGAGACGGCGAAGATCAAGGCGGAAATTGAGAAAACTGAGAGCGGAATAGACTTGACCGAGGAAAAGCTTCGAGCAGCGATGCAAGAGCTTGAGGAAGCCAAAACTTCTGAGGCATTAGCGCTCGAGAAACTTGGGGCGCTCATTGAGAGAACGGTGAGGGACAGGGCATCTGCATCGCAGCATAGTTCACATATAACAATATCAAAGTTCGAGTACGATTATCTGATAGGGCGAGCGACAGGGGCTGAGGAAATCGCCAACAAGAAGGTTGCGGCAGCCCAGGCTTGGATTGAGGCCCTAAAGGCAAGCGAAAAGgagatactaatgaagagTGGGATAGCGAATCGAGAGGTCTGGGAAATGAGAGTGCACGAAGAGCAGCAAGTTTTTAGGACTGAGAGGTCACTCTCTGCAAAGAAGAAGGTTGGGGGAGAGCTCAAGGGTAGGAGGATGCCGGGGGATGTAAACTCGGAAACTGAATATCTGCCCCTGGCAGTATCCCGGAAGTCCCCAAGAAAAGTTGCTGGAGAAAAATCATATCCATCTCCCGCAAGGAGAGTGAGGGTACGGAAATCTGGATCTCCAGCTACCCGGCAGACAGGTCGGTCCGCCTCAATCACTCTGAAGAGGAGGAAGGATGTAACGCCAGATATATCAAGTTTCTTTAGCGGGAAGAAAATCGAAAATCAAGTACAATAA